The following proteins are encoded in a genomic region of Gemmatimonadota bacterium:
- the argG gene encoding argininosuccinate synthase — MTLNELRGKTVALASSGGLDSCTVTKWLADRGVNVVSLTADIGQPDEENIDDISKRMLACGAREAVLIDLKTDLAEAGIAMLIGQARYEGGYWNTTGIARYVTTRGLLEEMDRRDIDVLAHGATGRGNDQVRFQLVANMLKPSVTVYAPWRDPAFLDIFGGRKEMIDFCNAYNLPITATYEKPYSTDANFLGLTHEAGKLEYLDIAADFIEPGMGVFPEQAPDTPETFNVRIDAGLPVQINGTDTDSVTAILKANEIGGRNGVGIGIHTVENRFVGIKSRGVYESPGLCLLGACYEFLLQQVLDRRARRFYDSISSSLAEQIYQGYYCDLSTQMMQGALAPVAKLLTGTITVAAYKGTVLFQSSENVPHSLYSEETASMEDIGDYDHRDSEGFLNVLGVGAKAQHAAGQSAL, encoded by the coding sequence ATGACGCTTAATGAACTGCGCGGAAAAACAGTAGCACTTGCATCGTCGGGGGGATTGGACAGTTGCACCGTGACAAAATGGCTGGCTGACCGCGGCGTAAATGTCGTGAGTTTAACCGCCGATATTGGACAACCCGATGAGGAAAATATCGATGACATATCCAAACGCATGCTCGCCTGTGGCGCGCGTGAAGCCGTGCTGATCGACCTGAAAACCGATCTGGCAGAAGCGGGTATTGCAATGCTGATTGGACAAGCGCGTTACGAAGGCGGATATTGGAATACAACGGGCATCGCGCGATATGTCACCACGCGGGGATTATTGGAAGAAATGGACCGGCGCGATATCGACGTACTCGCGCACGGCGCAACCGGACGCGGCAACGACCAGGTGCGTTTTCAACTCGTTGCCAACATGCTCAAACCCAGCGTAACCGTATATGCCCCCTGGCGCGACCCCGCATTCCTCGACATATTTGGCGGGCGCAAAGAAATGATCGACTTTTGCAATGCATACAATTTGCCGATCACAGCGACGTATGAAAAACCCTATTCTACCGACGCCAACTTTCTGGGTCTCACACACGAAGCGGGCAAACTCGAATACCTCGACATAGCAGCCGATTTTATCGAACCGGGCATGGGCGTATTTCCCGAACAAGCACCAGATACACCCGAAACATTTAACGTCAGAATAGACGCGGGCCTCCCGGTGCAAATCAATGGTACGGATACCGATTCCGTAACCGCAATCCTGAAAGCCAATGAAATAGGCGGACGAAACGGCGTGGGCATCGGAATTCACACCGTGGAAAACCGCTTTGTCGGCATTAAATCGCGCGGCGTATATGAAAGCCCGGGGCTTTGCCTGCTCGGCGCGTGTTACGAGTTCTTGCTCCAACAAGTTCTGGACAGACGTGCGCGGAGATTTTACGATTCGATTTCTTCATCCCTCGCCGAACAAATCTACCAGGGATATTACTGCGATTTATCCACTCAAATGATGCAGGGCGCGCTCGCACCCGTAGCAAAGCTATTGACGGGTACAATCACAGTCGCCGCATATAAGGGCACGGTATTATTTCAATCATCGGAAAATGTGCCCCACTCTCTCTATTCCGAAGAAACCGCCTCAATGGAAGACATCGGCGACTACGACCACCGCGATTCCGAAGGCTTCCTAAACGTCCTCGGCGTCGGTGCAAAAGCCCAACACGCAGCGGGACAAAGTGCTTTGTAG
- a CDS encoding sulfatase: MKKNKPNVLFILADDLGWRDTSLYGSAFCKTPNIDTLAERGMMFTNAYAANPLCSPTRASIMTGLWPARVGITTPGCHLDRVVLESSLNEKGPPHNKALIAQSVTRLSTKYQTLSSVFRDAGYKTAHIGKWHLGAEPYSPFEHGFDIDIPHTPAPSPLADGWFAPWKVYPNKGEPGEHLEDRMAQEAVEFIRENKDTPFYLQFWQFSVHSPWHAKQDVIEKYAQKIDIEDPQHNPVYAAMVETMDDAVGQLMGTLEEEGILDNTIVIFFSDNGGVHWSATEHVHPDYIDVPITSNAPLRGGKANTYEGGTREPLIIAWPGHIEASTRNDQAIVQSIDFFPTMTELCGLDAPESVDGISFAPALRGETLDRNTIFCHFPHYTPAADGLPSTYVRKGDWKLIRFYCDNDDQTDRVELYNLVEDIGETNNLADEYPDRVSELNDLIDQFLTDTGAVIPTPNPAYRQNG; this comes from the coding sequence ATGAAAAAAAACAAACCAAATGTATTATTCATTCTCGCAGACGACCTGGGCTGGCGCGATACATCGTTATACGGCAGTGCATTTTGCAAAACCCCAAACATCGACACCCTTGCCGAGCGCGGCATGATGTTTACCAATGCGTACGCCGCCAACCCGCTGTGTTCTCCCACCCGCGCGAGCATCATGACGGGATTGTGGCCTGCGCGCGTTGGCATTACAACGCCAGGATGCCATCTGGACCGCGTCGTACTAGAATCCTCTTTAAATGAAAAAGGACCACCGCATAACAAAGCTCTGATCGCCCAAAGCGTCACCCGCTTAAGCACAAAATACCAGACCCTATCATCGGTATTTCGCGACGCGGGATACAAAACCGCGCACATTGGGAAATGGCACCTGGGTGCAGAGCCTTATAGCCCGTTTGAACACGGATTCGACATCGACATCCCGCACACACCTGCCCCCAGCCCATTGGCCGATGGATGGTTTGCACCGTGGAAAGTCTATCCCAACAAGGGCGAACCGGGCGAGCACCTGGAAGACCGCATGGCACAAGAAGCCGTTGAATTTATTCGCGAAAACAAAGACACACCTTTTTATCTCCAATTCTGGCAATTTTCCGTACATTCTCCATGGCACGCCAAACAGGATGTAATAGAAAAATACGCGCAAAAAATCGATATCGAAGACCCTCAGCACAATCCCGTCTATGCAGCCATGGTTGAAACAATGGACGACGCAGTAGGGCAATTAATGGGAACGCTTGAGGAAGAGGGGATTTTAGACAATACCATCGTGATCTTCTTTTCCGACAACGGCGGAGTACACTGGAGCGCGACAGAACACGTCCATCCCGATTATATCGATGTACCCATCACAAGCAACGCGCCCCTGAGAGGCGGAAAGGCAAATACCTACGAAGGCGGCACCCGCGAACCGTTGATCATCGCGTGGCCCGGCCATATTGAAGCGAGTACCCGCAACGACCAGGCAATCGTACAGAGCATCGATTTCTTCCCCACCATGACCGAACTCTGCGGCCTCGACGCTCCCGAATCGGTTGACGGCATCAGTTTTGCACCCGCACTTCGCGGCGAAACCCTTGATCGGAACACCATTTTCTGTCACTTTCCGCACTATACGCCGGCAGCAGATGGCCTGCCATCGACTTATGTTCGCAAAGGCGATTGGAAACTCATCCGATTCTACTGCGACAACGACGACCAGACCGACCGCGTAGAACTCTACAATCTGGTGGAAGACATTGGCGAAACAAATAATCTGGCGGACGAATATCCCGACCGCGTATCTGAATTGAATGACCTTATCGACCAATTCCTGACAGACACCGGCGCTGTGATACCCACGCCCAACCCCGCATATCGACAAAATGGATAG
- a CDS encoding Gfo/Idh/MocA family oxidoreductase yields MASDQTLKIGLVGCGGLGSRHAANVESIEGVELVAVCDQERASAEALVDKLASQPAIYDNHRTMLSAQSPDAVLVVTPNFVHSPITVDAATAGAHVFCEKPMALAVEDCDAMIEAADQAGVFLMIGYVRRFQNAYREMKRLIDEGQIGEIRMAHTVRLGTGAPGGVAGWQLDKERYGGLFSMHSHELDQLTWMAGEVCAVQAVMRYDDASHNTVEESIFINLEFSSGAIGSLSSSRIYPGGSYELGVAGTEGSVKITSGTGAQLTLNRIGEKSEHMTYERNNGLLEEMTYFLNCIRTGEQPQSNGHDGRRTIAISLAAHESARTGKKVEVQGYS; encoded by the coding sequence ATGGCGTCCGACCAAACACTCAAAATAGGACTCGTAGGCTGTGGAGGGCTGGGATCGCGGCACGCCGCCAACGTAGAGAGCATAGAAGGCGTAGAACTCGTGGCAGTTTGCGATCAGGAACGGGCTTCGGCAGAGGCTTTGGTCGACAAACTCGCGTCCCAGCCAGCTATTTACGACAATCACCGAACCATGCTATCGGCGCAATCCCCAGACGCCGTACTGGTCGTAACACCCAATTTTGTACACAGTCCCATTACAGTCGATGCCGCCACAGCAGGCGCGCATGTATTTTGCGAAAAACCAATGGCACTCGCGGTAGAAGATTGCGACGCAATGATTGAAGCGGCTGATCAGGCCGGTGTCTTTTTAATGATCGGATATGTGCGGCGATTTCAAAACGCCTACCGCGAAATGAAACGATTGATCGATGAAGGGCAAATCGGCGAGATTCGCATGGCGCATACCGTGCGTTTGGGCACAGGAGCACCTGGAGGCGTGGCGGGATGGCAGTTGGATAAGGAGAGATACGGCGGGCTTTTTTCAATGCACAGCCACGAACTGGATCAACTGACCTGGATGGCTGGCGAAGTGTGCGCTGTTCAAGCTGTGATGCGATACGATGATGCGTCACATAACACCGTAGAGGAAAGTATCTTTATCAATTTGGAATTCAGTTCAGGTGCAATCGGATCCTTGAGCAGCAGCCGAATTTATCCGGGCGGAAGCTATGAACTGGGCGTGGCTGGCACTGAAGGCTCAGTAAAAATCACCAGCGGAACAGGCGCGCAACTCACACTCAACCGAATAGGCGAAAAATCCGAACACATGACTTATGAGAGGAACAACGGATTGCTGGAAGAAATGACCTATTTTTTAAACTGTATCCGAACAGGCGAACAACCGCAATCCAATGGCCACGACGGCAGACGCACCATTGCGATTTCCCTCGCCGCTCATGAATCTGCGCGCACAGGTAAAAAAGTAGAAGTACAGGGATATAGTTGA
- a CDS encoding haloacid dehalogenase type II, giving the protein MAKFEQVQALTFDLFGTILDLGGSLTPFIADMLREKGADTTAEQFWQQWRYRQRLEQFQDTIMMLGHGGYLETVRRAFVYVLALNKIEMSKEEVQTFLACWQELSPFPEVRAGLEKLAVRYKLVGLSNGDPAFLDHLAKNRIQWNFDDVISVTTMGAFKPHPAVYRRAAQILGLEVGECMMVSANSFDVVGARACGLRGAYVNRYNLPYEDSPYRTDVTVADFTELAEAIA; this is encoded by the coding sequence ATGGCAAAATTCGAACAAGTACAGGCATTGACATTTGACCTATTTGGCACGATTTTGGATCTGGGCGGCAGCTTGACCCCATTTATCGCCGACATGTTGCGAGAGAAAGGTGCCGACACCACAGCAGAACAGTTCTGGCAGCAATGGCGTTATCGTCAACGCCTGGAACAATTTCAGGACACAATCATGATGCTCGGGCACGGAGGCTACCTGGAGACAGTGCGGCGGGCATTTGTATATGTACTCGCCCTGAATAAAATTGAAATGTCAAAAGAGGAAGTACAGACATTCCTCGCATGCTGGCAGGAATTATCGCCCTTTCCCGAAGTCAGAGCAGGACTGGAAAAATTGGCTGTGCGTTACAAACTCGTCGGACTATCCAACGGCGACCCCGCCTTTCTCGATCACCTGGCAAAAAACCGAATCCAGTGGAATTTCGACGACGTCATATCAGTAACGACAATGGGCGCATTCAAACCGCATCCCGCCGTATATCGCCGCGCCGCGCAAATCCTGGGACTGGAAGTGGGCGAATGCATGATGGTATCGGCCAACTCGTTTGACGTGGTAGGCGCTCGCGCCTGCGGTTTGCGAGGTGCTTATGTAAACCGCTATAACCTGCCCTACGAAGACTCCCCGTATCGCACAGATGTAACAGTCGCCGATTTTACAGAATTGGCCGAAGCAATCGCATAA
- a CDS encoding sugar phosphate isomerase/epimerase has translation MAKLVCLTLPYANYPLERGIEGVARAGYSYVGLGWSHEGEDTLGFDPDGPLVHRTKTLCEQAGLTPVVIGLGSTPARDNARYLMRRIDVCQALGAETIQMGGAGGYRRFPDEPLAPEVFRAAHEAYVADLQEAGTYAQERDIILAPKPHTGNTATAKHLASLLPEIDRPSVRACYDPGNVHYYEGISPEDDFPHIADQTCKIIAKDHIGPKAENNFPIPGEGDIDFERIFATALEAGFDGPVVVERVNGTGGTFTAEEIDIRIRHARENVIDLLNSAGFSLDEG, from the coding sequence TTGGCCAAACTCGTCTGTCTAACACTGCCCTATGCAAACTATCCTCTCGAGCGAGGAATTGAAGGTGTTGCCCGCGCGGGATATTCCTATGTGGGTTTGGGCTGGTCGCACGAAGGCGAAGACACGCTCGGTTTTGATCCCGATGGGCCGCTTGTGCATCGCACAAAAACCCTGTGCGAACAAGCGGGTTTAACCCCTGTTGTAATCGGACTTGGATCCACCCCGGCAAGAGATAACGCGCGTTATCTTATGCGCAGAATTGATGTGTGCCAGGCACTTGGCGCCGAAACAATTCAGATGGGAGGTGCAGGCGGATATCGGCGGTTCCCCGATGAACCGCTCGCCCCCGAAGTCTTTCGTGCTGCCCACGAAGCCTATGTCGCAGACCTGCAAGAAGCGGGCACCTATGCGCAGGAACGAGACATTATCCTCGCACCCAAACCGCATACGGGCAATACCGCGACCGCAAAACATCTCGCCAGCCTTCTCCCCGAAATTGATCGGCCCTCGGTGCGAGCCTGTTACGACCCGGGAAATGTCCATTATTACGAAGGCATATCTCCCGAAGACGATTTTCCCCATATTGCAGACCAAACCTGTAAAATAATCGCCAAAGACCACATTGGTCCCAAAGCAGAAAACAACTTCCCCATTCCCGGCGAAGGGGATATAGATTTTGAACGCATCTTTGCCACGGCATTAGAAGCGGGCTTTGATGGCCCAGTGGTGGTCGAGCGCGTAAATGGCACGGGTGGCACTTTTACGGCTGAAGAAATCGACATTCGCATCCGACACGCACGCGAAAATGTGATAGATTTACTGAATAGTGCGGGCTTTTCTTTAGATGAGGGATGA
- a CDS encoding alkaline phosphatase family protein, producing MESPAKKAIVIGMDGASMEIVKNLADWGHMPNIAKLMERGAWRPMIGVFPTLTPPGWTAIATGSWPGNHEVMDFNIRALGKRLDQTVWGINTDLSKSEYIWNTYERAGKMPILVKWEMSWPPTVTTGIQVEGTGPGVSNHHQVAGYHLFVGGKWAPRRLVVQRDPETLDPSALQTVSEFDPVTLKEADGWTALPDSKKPPLEVEMVITPLARGRSPMNRGKKGTPKPFYGLIYATTAKGYDRVSVCSTRDGDTKVCDLGVGEWSDWWLDTFEIDGEQVSGYVQMKLIALTENADMFELFVPQIWPPDDYTKPASIAREIDENVGNFLQNPGRDALGVIDDDTYFELLEFHHQRLADVAQYLTESRSWDLLMIETHASDYTSHFFLGQADPTSGAEQSVLERSREGVFRTYQSIDRMIGRIVDDIADDDTVVAVVADHGGTSNQFPAVNIRKVLTETGFVKYHENGQIDWSKTRACDVGLVHIFINLEGREPDGIVSQEDYETVRRELIAALMEYKDEATGRHPFALALSRENAEMVNLWSDLVGDVVYALHPEFDGAHGKQLPSVSFGMAGQHSTFVIAGAGIKQTGLLTKQVRSIDVAPTICYLTGVPMPMQVEGGVVYEALEDPDWHIK from the coding sequence ATGGAAAGTCCAGCAAAGAAGGCAATTGTCATAGGGATGGATGGGGCGAGCATGGAAATTGTGAAAAACCTGGCCGACTGGGGGCACATGCCCAATATCGCAAAACTCATGGAACGCGGAGCCTGGCGCCCCATGATCGGAGTATTTCCCACCCTCACGCCGCCGGGATGGACGGCTATAGCCACGGGATCATGGCCGGGCAATCACGAGGTCATGGATTTTAACATCCGCGCCCTGGGCAAACGACTGGACCAGACCGTATGGGGCATCAATACAGATCTGTCCAAATCCGAATACATCTGGAATACTTATGAGCGCGCGGGTAAAATGCCGATTCTGGTCAAATGGGAAATGTCGTGGCCGCCCACCGTCACGACCGGGATCCAGGTGGAAGGCACGGGCCCCGGTGTATCCAATCACCATCAGGTCGCGGGCTATCACTTATTTGTAGGAGGCAAGTGGGCACCGCGGCGACTGGTCGTACAGCGCGACCCCGAAACACTGGACCCGAGCGCCCTGCAAACAGTATCGGAATTTGATCCCGTCACCCTCAAAGAGGCAGATGGGTGGACAGCTCTACCCGACTCCAAAAAACCACCGCTTGAAGTTGAAATGGTGATCACGCCTCTGGCGCGCGGGCGCAGCCCCATGAACCGGGGAAAGAAAGGCACACCCAAGCCGTTCTACGGCTTAATCTACGCGACAACCGCAAAGGGATACGATCGCGTATCCGTCTGTAGCACGCGCGACGGGGATACAAAAGTGTGTGACCTCGGCGTGGGCGAATGGAGCGATTGGTGGCTCGACACATTTGAAATAGACGGCGAACAGGTAAGCGGCTACGTACAGATGAAATTGATCGCACTGACCGAAAATGCCGATATGTTCGAGCTATTTGTACCGCAAATCTGGCCTCCCGACGACTATACCAAACCGGCGTCAATCGCGCGGGAAATCGACGAAAACGTCGGTAATTTCTTGCAAAACCCCGGCCGCGATGCCCTGGGCGTAATTGACGATGACACGTATTTTGAATTGCTGGAGTTCCACCACCAGCGACTGGCCGATGTAGCGCAGTACCTGACGGAATCTCGCTCCTGGGATCTGCTGATGATTGAAACGCACGCTTCGGATTATACGAGCCACTTCTTCCTGGGGCAGGCCGATCCCACCAGCGGTGCCGAGCAATCGGTCCTCGAGCGGTCGCGCGAAGGCGTCTTCCGCACCTATCAGTCAATCGATCGCATGATCGGGCGCATCGTTGACGATATCGCCGATGACGATACCGTCGTCGCAGTCGTGGCCGATCACGGCGGTACGTCCAATCAATTCCCCGCGGTCAACATTCGCAAAGTCCTCACAGAAACCGGATTTGTGAAATACCACGAAAATGGGCAAATCGACTGGAGCAAAACGCGCGCCTGCGACGTGGGATTGGTGCATATCTTCATCAATCTGGAAGGACGCGAACCCGACGGAATCGTTTCTCAAGAGGATTACGAAACCGTGCGTCGAGAGCTAATCGCCGCGCTGATGGAATACAAAGACGAAGCCACCGGACGCCACCCCTTCGCGCTGGCTCTGAGCCGCGAAAATGCCGAAATGGTCAACTTGTGGAGCGATCTGGTCGGCGATGTGGTCTATGCACTGCATCCCGAGTTTGACGGCGCACACGGCAAGCAATTGCCCTCGGTGAGCTTTGGCATGGCTGGTCAACATTCGACATTTGTGATTGCGGGCGCGGGGATTAAGCAGACTGGCCTGCTCACAAAACAAGTGCGCTCAATCGATGTCGCCCCCACAATCTGTTATCTCACCGGAGTGCCCATGCCGATGCAGGTCGAAGGCGGCGTGGTTTACGAAGCCCTCGAAGACCCCGATTGGCATATAAAATAA
- a CDS encoding Gfo/Idh/MocA family oxidoreductase gives MIGVAIQGAGNVSTEHIKAYQNNPHTRVVAIGSRTLESAKKKAIACGIDCELFDSYDRMLAHPGVDLVSICTPPDLHAAETIAAAEAGKHILIEKPVALNPDELHAMDAAVQKAGVKTVVSFVLRWNPMVLSIKQVIEKGWIGQPLLVQADYWHGPTHQRPKKFERPGWNPMNAGAIVHGGCHAMDAARYVLDNDPIIQVSGVSARNSSHPETYLATTAAAVQFERGTAGKISGSTEFFMPYVFNLEVFGDEGIIRNNRFYTKQIPGQRDLSEIPTVLPDSGAVSHHPFQEMIDHFIDCITTDVESHDNLSVAVNTHLACFAAEASARDRGAPVHLR, from the coding sequence ATGATCGGAGTAGCAATTCAAGGCGCGGGAAACGTATCTACCGAACATATCAAAGCCTATCAGAACAACCCCCATACCCGGGTGGTAGCCATTGGCAGTCGCACGTTGGAAAGCGCGAAAAAAAAGGCCATCGCCTGCGGTATAGATTGTGAACTATTCGATTCTTACGACCGCATGCTCGCCCATCCCGGCGTGGATCTGGTATCGATTTGCACACCCCCGGATTTACACGCAGCAGAAACCATCGCAGCAGCCGAAGCTGGCAAACACATCCTGATCGAAAAACCCGTGGCCCTGAATCCCGACGAACTACACGCCATGGATGCAGCGGTTCAAAAAGCCGGGGTAAAAACCGTCGTGAGCTTTGTCCTGCGGTGGAACCCGATGGTCCTATCCATCAAACAAGTCATTGAAAAAGGATGGATCGGACAGCCTCTTCTCGTACAGGCCGACTACTGGCACGGGCCAACCCATCAGCGCCCCAAAAAATTTGAACGACCCGGGTGGAATCCCATGAATGCCGGGGCTATTGTACACGGGGGCTGTCACGCAATGGATGCTGCGCGATATGTACTGGATAATGACCCCATCATTCAGGTATCCGGAGTATCTGCTCGCAATTCCAGTCATCCCGAAACATACCTCGCAACAACTGCGGCCGCGGTTCAATTTGAGCGCGGCACCGCGGGAAAAATTTCCGGATCGACCGAATTTTTTATGCCCTATGTATTCAATCTGGAAGTATTTGGCGACGAAGGCATAATCCGCAACAATCGGTTTTATACAAAACAAATCCCGGGACAACGCGACCTATCTGAAATACCAACCGTATTGCCAGACAGCGGCGCAGTATCACACCATCCCTTCCAGGAAATGATCGACCACTTCATCGACTGTATCACAACAGACGTGGAATCCCACGACAATCTATCCGTAGCGGTCAACACCCACCTGGCCTGCTTCGCCGCTGAAGCATCTGCCCGGGATCGGGGCGCACCTGTTCACTTGAGATAG
- the argH gene encoding argininosuccinate lyase, whose translation MNESSKSSEKLWEGRFSGSTEKLMEKFNASIGFDRRLYKMDIEGSRAHARALARMDVLTKQELEQVLKGLNRVERELDAGTLPLTDDLEDIHTAVEKRLTELVGDAGAKIHTGRSRNDQVALDERLYLRETVANTLAQIERLMGVVLDIAEEHLDVLMPGYTHVQQAQPIRFSHYAMALFWMLARDHSRFEDCWKRANAMPLGSGALAGSAYPADREFVREELGFDRITENSIDAVSDRDYFLEYLSASSILMAHLSRFCEDLIIWSSSEFGFVELDDAFSTGSSMMPQKKNPDSLELVRGKTGRVYGNLMSLLTAMKGVSLAYAKDMQEDKEPVFDTAETVHMSLSVFAGVWQTMKIKGERMADAIDGTILATDLADYLVRKGVPFRRCHRIVGELVKTALARGQKLEELDLPTLRAASEVFDTDVQAVLSAEASTAQRNLDGGTGRDSVLRQIEAGRRLLTDGEASG comes from the coding sequence ATGAATGAATCATCGAAATCATCCGAAAAGCTCTGGGAAGGGCGATTTTCGGGATCGACTGAAAAACTAATGGAAAAATTCAATGCATCCATTGGTTTTGATCGGCGTCTGTACAAAATGGATATTGAAGGCAGCCGAGCGCACGCCCGCGCATTGGCTCGAATGGATGTCTTGACAAAACAGGAACTGGAACAGGTCCTCAAAGGTCTAAATCGTGTGGAGCGTGAACTCGACGCAGGCACCTTGCCATTGACGGATGATCTGGAAGACATACACACCGCAGTGGAAAAGCGCTTGACGGAACTGGTCGGCGATGCTGGCGCAAAAATTCACACGGGACGCAGCCGCAACGATCAAGTCGCCCTGGATGAGCGTCTATACTTGCGCGAAACAGTCGCCAACACCCTCGCGCAGATTGAGCGGTTAATGGGCGTAGTATTAGACATTGCCGAAGAACATCTCGATGTCCTGATGCCGGGATATACGCACGTCCAACAGGCACAACCGATCCGATTTTCGCATTATGCCATGGCCCTGTTCTGGATGTTGGCGCGCGACCACTCGCGCTTTGAAGACTGTTGGAAACGCGCCAATGCCATGCCCCTCGGATCGGGCGCATTAGCGGGAAGTGCGTATCCGGCCGATCGAGAATTTGTGCGCGAAGAACTGGGATTTGATCGCATCACGGAAAACAGCATAGATGCAGTCAGTGATCGCGATTATTTCCTCGAGTATTTATCGGCATCATCTATCTTGATGGCACACTTGAGCCGCTTTTGCGAAGATCTGATCATCTGGTCGTCTTCTGAATTTGGATTTGTCGAACTGGACGACGCCTTCAGCACCGGATCGAGCATGATGCCGCAAAAGAAGAACCCCGATTCACTGGAACTGGTACGCGGCAAAACCGGGCGTGTGTACGGCAACCTGATGTCTCTGCTCACCGCGATGAAAGGCGTGTCGCTGGCTTATGCCAAAGACATGCAAGAAGACAAAGAACCCGTCTTTGATACCGCAGAAACCGTACACATGTCTCTATCGGTCTTTGCGGGTGTATGGCAAACCATGAAAATCAAAGGCGAGCGGATGGCCGATGCAATAGATGGCACCATTTTAGCCACCGACCTGGCCGATTATCTCGTGCGAAAAGGCGTACCTTTTCGCAGGTGTCACCGCATCGTAGGAGAACTGGTAAAAACCGCTCTGGCGCGCGGACAAAAATTAGAAGAATTGGACCTGCCGACATTGCGCGCAGCATCTGAGGTATTCGACACCGATGTGCAAGCCGTATTGTCCGCAGAAGCCAGTACAGCACAGCGCAATCTGGATGGCGGAACAGGACGCGATTCTGTTTTGAGACAGATCGAAGCAGGACGGCGTTTGCTGACCGATGGAGAGGCATCTGGATGA
- a CDS encoding carboxylate-amine ligase: MDKDLKITLGVEEEFFLVDPNTRDLVADPDPGILAVCEKNSGPHKVVTEFLRSQIETNTRVCTSIAEVRTALIETRRIVIEGAAQYGAALIAASTHPFASWSAQMPTPQKRYEEFAITYQESVRRLLIGGMHIHASFGNPEERIRVMTALRRYLPLLHALSTSSPFSGGNLTGFKSYRLNIFSALPRTGLPGPLYSQAEYEQLVEDYQRLNFIEDGSELWWDIRPGNAYPTVEIRICDTCSRVEDAVCIVALYASLIRMLLRRARAGTLPPEPRTEIIAENRWLAQRYGVFAFLGDTRDGGRMDIDDYARGLIEQLDEDARALGCENELHRVSEIIRDGSSADRQVDHFRIRCLEGATEIEALRAVVDLLIAETREGIDKV; the protein is encoded by the coding sequence ATGGATAAAGACCTCAAAATCACCCTCGGCGTCGAAGAAGAATTCTTTCTCGTTGACCCCAACACCCGCGACCTCGTTGCCGACCCCGACCCGGGTATCCTCGCCGTTTGCGAAAAGAACAGCGGACCGCACAAAGTAGTGACGGAATTTCTGCGCTCCCAAATAGAGACCAACACCCGCGTCTGCACATCGATAGCCGAAGTCCGCACGGCACTGATAGAGACCCGCCGAATAGTCATTGAAGGCGCTGCACAGTATGGTGCCGCATTGATAGCTGCCTCCACCCATCCCTTCGCGTCGTGGTCAGCACAGATGCCTACCCCTCAAAAGCGTTATGAGGAATTTGCAATCACGTATCAGGAATCCGTGCGGCGGTTGCTCATCGGGGGCATGCACATTCACGCCAGCTTCGGGAACCCAGAGGAACGCATCCGCGTCATGACCGCACTTCGCCGGTACTTGCCCCTGCTCCACGCACTATCCACCTCGTCGCCGTTCAGCGGCGGGAACCTCACCGGCTTCAAGTCCTATCGCCTGAACATCTTCAGTGCTCTCCCGCGCACCGGCCTTCCCGGGCCCCTGTACTCCCAGGCCGAATACGAGCAACTCGTAGAAGACTACCAGCGCCTGAACTTCATCGAAGACGGCAGCGAACTGTGGTGGGACATCCGCCCCGGCAACGCTTATCCAACAGTAGAAATACGCATCTGTGACACCTGTTCGCGCGTTGAAGACGCAGTATGCATAGTCGCACTCTACGCATCCCTCATCCGCATGCTGCTGCGACGGGCACGGGCAGGCACCCTGCCCCCTGAGCCACGCACCGAAATCATCGCCGAGAATCGCTGGCTTGCACAGCGCTACGGAGTATTTGCGTTCCTGGGTGATACGCGCGACGGCGGGCGCATGGATATCGACGACTACGCACGCGGACTAATTGAACAGTTAGACGAAGACGCACGCGCACTCGGCTGCGAAAACGAATTACACCGCGTATCCGAAATCATCCGCGACGGCAGCAGCGCTGACCGACAGGTTGACCATTTTCGCATCCGCTGCCTGGAAGGTGCTACAGAAATAGAGGCATTGCGCGCCGTAGTCGATCTCCTGATTGCCGAAACCCGAGAGGGAATTGATAAAGTCTGA